The Gavia stellata isolate bGavSte3 chromosome 30, bGavSte3.hap2, whole genome shotgun sequence nucleotide sequence CTGAGACGGACGCAGAGATGAGCCTTCCCCGTACCTCAGCCTGGGCCCTCTGCACCGCAGACCCCTGCGCAAAGCCCTCAGCTCCCCATGGCTGCCCCGGCCCTCGAGCTGGGCTTTCTCAGCTCTTCCCTGCCCTCTCGCAGCGTGTTTCAGCCGCTCTCATCGCCTCgttcatccccttccccatcctcgCTGGTGAcatgtttctcttttccatctctTGCAGCTTGTCCTGGGACGGGGGAAGCTCCTTGCAACCCAGTGAGctttctcttggcttttttaTCCTCCCCAAATtgcctctttcttcccccagccAAGgccagagcagggaggggaggaggacccccgctgcctgccctgcctgcatctCCCGGTACACGGATAATGGAGATGCTGTGGTACCTGTGACCGGGGCTGCTCCTTCGCCTCCGGCCACCCTGTCCCCCGCACCGGGGATGCCTTTTCAGTGCCGCCTGGCTGGGTCGCTCCCCGGGGCTTTGCAGGGTTGGGGGTGCCACTTCCCCGGGGGGTGCAAAGCTCCTTCGTGGGGACAGGAGGAAGACGGGAGGGATGCTCGTGGCTTTGGTCGccctcctcttttcctctctgcctccttGTCCTTTGACTGTTCCTCTTTCTCAGCCTGCCCGGTCTCCTCCTGGACTGTCGCTGGGTCTCTCGCTCTCCCCACAGATTTTGGGGATCACCTGCCTCGCAGGGTCCCCTCCACCATCCCTCAAACTTCTCCCGGGACTCACGCCTGGCTCAGTGAGCGTCTGCAGGGAGGGAGCGAGAGCGTCCCCCCTTTcccctgtgggggacccacaccGGGACCCCTCTGCTTGGGGGTCTCGGACCCCCCTTTCCCATCCCCGTCAGGGTCAAACCTCGGCGTAAGGGCTCCATCTCTGTATAAGccattttgggggggtggggggggagccCGGGGATGGCGGTGGCAGCGTCGGGCCGGGAGGGAGAGGTTTATTTTGTATATGAATGATTTTTAATGAATGCAATATTAATCCTTGCAGATGAGCAATAAATCATTAAAGTCTAATTAAACTATTAGGAAAAACGAAACGCTTTTGCGTGTGGGCAGTTTATTTGGAAAAGCGAGCGAATGCAGTCCCTTGGGGACCCCAAGTTGTGTCCAAGCCCAGGGCTTGGGCTGGGATCTGCCTTTGGCCACCTCCAGATGGGCTTTGGGCCCCACCGGGACCCCCTGAGCCATCCCTGGGGCCCTGGATTTTGGGGTCAGACCCCTTCCAACCCCCCCTGGGCCCTTTCACTTGGGGTTTAAACCCCATCACGTCCCTCTGCTGGGGTCTGGCTCCCCTCTGAGCCCTATCAGACCCCCCCTCTgagacccccccccagccccttgaTTTGAAGACTCACTTCTTGTAGGCCCCTCAGTTTGGGGGGTGGGCCGGAGAGTCCCACCCCACCGCTCTGCCCCTTTCTGCCACTCCCAACATGGCGGCCTCcagcggccgggccccgcctCCCCGGGCCGAGGGAGGGCGGAAGTGCCGCTCCCAACATGGCTGAGGCCAGCGGCGTGCCACACCTAAGATGGCCGCGCGGGGGCGGAGCTCGCCGCCGGGCCCAGCACCGCGCCGGCCGTGGccgccgggggcgggcggcACTGGGCGGTGACGcagccgccgcggcggggcggtgGGGTCGGCGGACAGAGCCTCATCGCAGCTGCCCGAGCGGCCGGAGCACCGTCCCCCGGTGCCACTCCCAACATGGCGGCGGCACTGCCCCGGCTCTCCCTGCCGCTCCCGCGAGAGGGGGGGGTGAGTCCTCGCGAGAGCTCGGCGCGGTGGAGGGCGGCCGACATggagccgggcggcggcggcggcggcgttgggggcgcggggccgctcCCGGGCAACAACAAGGCCCGCGGCGGAGCGGCGCCGCCCGGCAAGGCCCGCGACCTGGGCCGCCCGCCGCGCAAGGACTCCGAGGTCagcgccgctgccgccgggcccggctccgcggggcggggggggggggcggccttcccgggcgggccgggccgggccgcgtcGTCCTCCCCGCTGTGGGCCCGGGGCCCGCCCGTGCTGTGCCGGTGCCCGTGGGCTCCGCCGTCCGCTTCAGTCCTGACCCACGCGGTGGTTCTCGCCCTGCTTGGACTCCGCCTTCCCCCGGGCCGGTCCTGGACCAGCCGTTCCCCCCGGAGCCGGTGCTTCGGTACCGGTTCCCCTGGGGCCGGTCCTGCCGGCCCAAAGCCTTGGCTTGGCGCGCCTGCACCGGGGCTGTGCGGGCCGGCACCCGCTCTGTGGAGCCGAGAGGCTCCTCTCTGCCAGGCCCGTTTGGTACCGGCTCTGCCCAGAGCCCGCCTGGGCCGGTGCCGGGCTCGGGTCGGTGCCGGGCTCGGGTCGGTGCCAGGCTCAGGTCGGTGCCGGTTTCCCGTTCATCCAACTCTTCCCCAAGTCTGGGTTGGTTTGACCTGTCTGGAATGAGGGTGACTCGGTCCTGAGCCCCCAACCGGGCCCGGCACCGACCGCCCTCCttccagggctgctctgggctctCACCGCCCCGGCTGGGGGCTTCTCCCCGGCTTTGCCGGTCGGTGCCGGCCCTGCGCGGCGGTGGCCGGGCTGTGGCGAGGGCTGGGCCGTTGGGTCCCCGTGCATCGGGTCGGTCCCGCTGCGGTGGCCAGGGATGGCTCTGGCAAGGGGTGACCGACCCCTCCAAGGAGTCACTGAGGTCCTGGTGGGGACCCCTGAGCCGTGGGGGACCTGGAGGATTGTGTGGGTCTGGGTAGAGCTGGTTTACCCCATGGCTTTTCCATCGTGTCCCCCaaatctgtcctgggaaggcTCTAGAGCCATCCACTTCCATGGTGTCCTCACCAGGATGGGGGACGCTCCCCGGAATGATGGAAGAGGGCCGTGAGGAGGTCTGTGTCAGGCTTGGGTGCTGGGGAatggctcccagccccacagagcagTGCAGACCCACCACCCTTCGAGGAGCCGGTGGGTTGGATCTGCCCCTCGCTTGGGAGCAAGTGCCCTGAGACTCAGGAGGGTTTTGCTGATGACGTTGATGACTTACTGAAGGGGAGCAGATGTTTTGTGCTCTGAGGCTTCTCCTGGCTGTTTTTCCAGCCTCGCCAAAGCTGCTTGGAGTTGTTTCTTTCTCGCTATTCACATCTGCTGGCATCCCTCCGGTCGGCACGGGGGGAATAGCCCAAATTTTCACACATCTGTGCAAAATGGGTGCGCTCCGAGAGCTCTCTCGTCCCACATAACCCACTCCCCGCCCTGAGATTAAACACGCCCCGtctcctgctttattttttggcCTTTTGGGGCTCCCGGAGTGTTTTAGAGGTGGTGCAGTGGCAGGGGCTGCCCATCAGTGAAGCGCAGCGTGGCTCAATGCGGCggagctggggagagctgggatgGAGATGCAGGAGGTGGGTCGGAGTCGCCTTGGTAACGTTTACGCTGCGGCGGGTACGGTTTTGGTCTCTTAGACGGAAGATACAATCCTGGATTCGCGGGAGGATGAGGTGAATTGTGAATGTCTTggggatttgttttttcctgaaaaatgctgtaatttaactgaattcttcctctgctttcaggGCTATTCGGAGTCCCCAGACCTGGAGTTTGAATATGCAGATACTGATAaatgggcagcagagctctcTGGTAAGGAACTCGTCCTGATGGATTGATTGGTCAGCCatgattttctttcctggtAGTGATTAAAGGAGCTCTTTCAACTCCAGTATTACTCTGTTGTCTTTAAACACCTCATTCATGTTAAAAGGGAAGTGATATTATGTAATTAGGTTTTGTAGCCTTATGCTGGGTATATTTTTTGAATTTCCCTCATCTTGGATAAAACTGCAATTAACGTGGCCGGCTTGCAGCTTTCTCCGATGGCTCCATGCCGGAGATTTTCCTCTGTACTCTTTCGGCAGAGCTGTACAGCTACACGGAAGGGCCAGAGTTCCTGCTCAACCGCAAGTGCTTTGAGGAGGACTTCAGGATCCACGGTAAGACCCTTCTCTTGGACCTCTCATCCCtctggggagggacagggatCTCCCGAAGGAGACGCGGGGGTTGATGCATTAATGCTGCATCAGAAAGCTCGAGCCGTGCACTGGCAATCTTCACGCGGTTTGTACTGGAGACCTCATTAGTGTGCGTGGGTTGGCCCTGGAGCGCCGCTCACTGCCCTCCACTGCATTCAGCGTTTGCTGGTGTTGATGTCCGAGGTGGTTCATCGGCGCCAGGATGGCTGTGCTGGAACATACTGGCAGCAGCAAGAACATCCAGCTCATTTCCCATCAGCTGCCAGCACCGGTTCAGATGGATGTGATTCATCCAGTCGTCTGATGGAAGGCAGGAGACGGTCCCGCTGGGCCGATCACGCGTGCCTGGGCGTTACTCCCAGGAGCACGGTGTTCCCTGGGGCAGCCCTGTTTTCTGTCATGCTGAATCCTTTTGAGCTGTTCCAGTGATGTTTGTGTccagggcaggcagaggtgcCCTGTGCCCTCAGCCTGCCTGCTTTGGCTTTTCAGTGCGGGACAAGAAATGGACCGAGCTGGACAAGAACCAGCACCGCACCCACGCCATGCGGCTTCTCGACGGGCTGGAGGTCACCGCGcgggagaagaggctgagggtTGCCCGAGCCATCCTTTACGTTGCCCAAGGTGACACCGGACTTCTGTCCCCTTACTTTCCCCATTGCCAAATCCAGATAATGGATTGGAGGCtatcaatttaaaatatttaaaatcattttcttttcttgcatttttgatTTCACCTGGCATGTCTGGAAGGAAGCTAATTCTCATGGGAGCCAGACAGTTTATAGGAGTTTGGTCCAAAATTCGGCCGACTTCCCCGTGCTATCCTGGCTCTGCCAGACCTGGGCTGCGTTACCCACAGGAGGGCAGTTCCGTCCTCTGTGTCCGACTTTTTGCCTTAAAATGAAGGCTGTGTTTTTCATTGTCCCCTGCAAAGTGCTCTGGCGGTGTGGGAGGGCCTCGGGATCCCTGCGGAGACGGGATCCAGCGAGGGTATCGTTGCAGGCACGTTTGGGGAGTGCGGCTCTGAGGCCGAGGTGCAGGCTTGGATGAGGTACAACATCTTCCTCTTGCTGGAGGTGGGGACGTTCAACGCTTTGGTGGAGCTGCTGAACATGGAGATTGAGTGAGTACTGGGGGAAAGCACTTCAGAAATGGCTCTGGAGCTCCTTGGCAGGAGTTTTTCCAGTTCCCATTCCTGCTCTGTCTATCCCTAATCTGATTCCTGCAGCCACCAGAATGACTCCCGTTGTTCTGGGTGGATATGTAATGTAGTATTATACCTGATTTGTACAGAAATTCACTCTGAGACATGCTGCCTGGCAGCAAATAGAGAGGGGTCTGTTCCTCCTCCCTCAACTGCACTGTGAACAGGGGACTCTCTGCAGCAGTATCTGTTCCAGGGTTTGGCTCTGGCATGTGGGTTGCTCGTGGTGGAGTTAAAATGTCTCCAAAGGCCCCTCTGGGGCTGTTTTCCCTCCACAGTAACAGCGCGGCTTGCAGCAGTGCCGTGAGAAAGCCGGCCATCTCCCTGGCTGACAGCACGGACCTGAGGTACGGAGCAGGGCTTGGGAGgaggggatgctctgggggtgAGAGGGGGACCCCgtgtttgctgctttctttggtGGGCTGAGACAGGCTGGCAGGCACCAGAGCggtcccagggctgtcccagcttctgccctggctcCGTGAGCGTCGTCGGGTGCACTCGGGTCTGCTCAGCCAGTAAATGTCCCTTGTGCTCAGCCCACACAGCAGGCATGTGGCTGGTCAGGGACATGAAAGCAGTAAAAGTATgggaaagcaatttttttttcctgctttgacttgcagagacttttttttcccctgatgtGGAGTGAGTGCGTGGAGGCCGGCTGTGGTCTGGGCTGATCCAGCCTCCCCCCAGAGCCCTGGGTGCCGGTGGTGCCTCCATCTCAACCTCTGGTGATTCGCCCGACCTTCTGCTTTTTGCAGGGTGCTGCTGAACATCATGTACCTGATCGTGGAGACTGTTCGGCAGGAGGCCGAGGGGGACAAACCCGAGTGGAAGAGCATGAGACAGACCTTCCGAGCAGAGCTGGGTGAGGACCAGGCGCTGGGGGGCTGATGGAATGGAGGTTTCCAGGGCTGAAGAGTGAGATGGAATTTGGCTCTAGCCCTCAGTTAATGGGGGCTGGCAGCGCTGGGTTGGTTTCTGCTAAGCTGAACCTTGCTGGTGGGGCAAAGGGGGATGAGCAGAGGAAGCCAACCAGCCTTTTCTGCTGTCTGGCTGCTCTCttcctggggaaaaatattGAATATTGGGGCTGTCGTTTCCTCTTAACACAGAGGTAAGAAATTATGGAGGGTACAAGGTcttggaaaggaagagaggcgCTGTCTGGGGTGAGATGAGGATCTCGGAGATGGGGGGGTGCCAGACGGCAGAGGCCGTGGGAGGGCGAAGGGGCTGGTGGTTGGGGTGAGGACGGGGACGAGGAATGCCTGGCTATCACTACCATGTGGTTCCAGGAGCCCCGCTGTACAACAACGAGCCCTTCTCCGTCATGCTCTTTGGGATGGTGACCAAATTCTGCAGCGGCCACGCTCCACACTTCCCCATGAAGAAGGTGCTGCTCTTGCTCTGGAAAACTGTGCTGGtaaggagaggctgtggggtGTGCCGACAAGtgtcttgtgttttttttgtttggcagAGGAAGGAAGTTCTGCCCTCGGAGCTTGCTGTAATTGCTCAATTGTCTTTTTCTGGCATTCAGCCGAGTAGTTTGCACCCTCTTAAACCCACCTCCAGGTTTCACCCCACACGGGAGCATTGGATATTGGTGTCTGGAGCTGGATACCAAGCACGGACCCAAAGTGAGGTCCATGGTTGGGGTCTGCCTGGAAGAAAAGGTCCAGACACTTCAATTGTGGATCCCTGAACACCTTCCTGTCCCTTCTGCCTTTCACAATGACAAGAGCAGCGTGGGGACAGGCAGCTCTTGTTTTACACCCTGGGGAAGGATATAGGACTCCTGGAGAGTGAATTTGGGGGAGAGCAGGTGGAGGAGCCCCCGGTGCCTTGTGTTGAGGAGTCCCCCGCGTTCAGGGTGCCGTCGTCTCCCTTGCAGTGCACCCTGGGGGGCTTTGAGGAGCTCCAGAGCATGAAGGCAGAGAAACGGGAGATCCTGGGCCTCCCGCCGCTCCCGGAGGACAGCATTAAAGTGATCCGCAACATGCGAGCTGCCTCCCCGCCCGCATCCGCCTCCGATCTGAtcgagcagcagcagaagcgaGGCCGGCGGGAGCACAAGGTGAGGCCGGTGCAAGGAGCTGGGGATGGTGACATTAATGAGGGGACTTCTGGGGTCTGGGCACTGACCTTGGAGCAACTTGTCCCCAGGATATTTACCTGCCTGCTCTTCTGTCTTCAGGCCCTGATTAAGCAGGATAACCTCGATGCCTTTAACGAGCGGGACCCTTACAAAGCTGACGACTCCcgcgaggaagaggaggaaaatgatGACGACAACAGCCTGGAGGGAGAGACCTTCCCCCTCGAACGGGACGAAGTGATGCCTCCACCCACCCAGCACCCGCCCAGTGACCGCATCACCTGCCCCAAGGGGCTGCCCTGGGCCCCCAAGGTCCGGTGAGTCCCTGGGGCTGACCTGCAGGGAGAGCTGGAGCGGGCTGAGGAGAACGGAGGCTGTTAAATATTGAGAAgttcagcagggctgtggggaagaTGTTGAGGATGGGATGGTCACTTGGTGGCTGTTCTCTCGGTGGGGTGGGCTCAGCACCATCTCCTTTATCTGACTGCGAGGCTTTCCCTGATGCTCTGTGCCTGGGGCTGTGGTGTACCCAGGCGGATGGGAAGATGTGACTCTTCCCCTTGTCCCTTTGTTGCAGagagaaggacattgagatgTTCCTGGAGTCCAGCCGCAGCAAGTTCATCGGCTACACTCTGGGCAGGTGGGTTCTCGCAGAGCCATCCTGGGGAGCTGCTAATTCAAGGGGGGTTGTGGCAGAGGCTACTAGGGTGGGGGCTGCCGTTGCCCTGTGCTTGGCCGCAGAGGAGTGCTGAGCTTGCTGGGTCCTTCTTGAGGGGGGCTGGTCTCTGACCCGCCCATGGGTGGCTGAGGTGTGCTCCTGCATGCACCCAGCCTggctctttccttctctctagTGATACCAACACGGTGGTGGGCTTGCCCAGGCCCATCCACGAGAGCATCCGAACCCTGAAGCTGGTGAGTCCGTTGATGAATTCCTCCAGCCCTTGCCTTTGTGTGGGTGCCCTTtccccagccccctgcaccGATCGCAGGTCAGGGTCACTGGTGTTTTCCTGACCCCTCTCCCACTGGCTCAGCCCTGTGACGGGAGTGGCCTCAAGTTTTCGTCCCGTCCCTGGTCTCCCAGGCTGGCCGAGCCCCTTTCCTCGCTGGCTTCATCACTTTCTTACTGGGGTTGTCCCAGAGATGAGGCCAGCAGCCACCACCCTGCCCATCAAAATCGGTCACCACTGGGACAGGAATAACAGggaggcttaaaaaaaaaaaaaacagggaggctggggctggtggcatCGATGGGGGCGTCCGTGGTGTGAAGCCCTGCTCTCTCCCCGTGCAGCACAAGTACACGTCCATCGCAGAGGTGCAAGTGCACATGGAAGACGAGTACCTGCGCTCCCCACTCTCCGGGGTGAGtgtggggatgaggatgggattGAATCTcccaggctgggagctgggggcaCTTGGTCCCATCAGGCCTTTTGGTTtttggcagggctggggggttTGCTtcactggggagggaggagtgaTTGCCCTGGGGTAGAGGGTGGGGTGTGTGGGGAGGCttcaggcaggagctggggtaTCGTGCCCTTGGGGTTGGGGAGCCTGAGGCTGAGCCAGGCCCACGGCGCTGGTGGCAGCTCCTGGTATGAGGTTTTCTGGTCTTTCCTGGTGCCAGGGGGAGGAAGAAGTGGAGCAAGTCCCTGCGGAGATCCTGTACCAGGGCCTCCTGCCAAGCCTGCCGCAGTACATGGTGAgctggggagcactgggggtCCCCCGGGCTCTGCTCTGTCCTCCTGGAGCTGATCTGGGGGTGCCTCACCCTGGGGCCTCCCTCCACTGCTCCCTTCCTTTTCAGTGATGCCCCCCaggttttcttccctccccacataTACATCCCTGTTACTCCCTCCTGCAGTGGGGAGGCGGGCCCCATGGCCGGTCCCCCTGTTCCCatcccctttttcttccttcccccccagATTGCTCTGCTGAAGATCCTCCTTGctgcagcccccacctccaAAGCCAAGACGGACTCCATCAACATCCTGGCAGACGTCTTGCCGGAGGAGATGCCGTGAGTGACCGTGGAGGGCGAGCGGAGGCactgggtggtggtgggagccAGGCAGAGCGGTGCGGTttgggctggggctgtgctgaggccTCCTGGGTGAGCTGACCCTCTTCTGCTCGGTGGCGTGCCAGGAATTGTGCGttgctgcaggagctggctgcGGGTGGCTGCTGAGAGCCCTGGGGATGGCAGGACTGTCTGCCGACACCTCCGGGGCTGGCTGGGTGCGGACAGTGCCCCCTCCCAAGGATCCCTCTGTGTCTCCCAGGACCACAGTGCTGCAGAGCATGAAGCTGGGGGTGGATGTCAATCGGCACAAGGAGATCATAGTCAAAGCTATTTCTGCCgtgctgctcctcctgctcaagcaTTTCAAGCTCAATCACATCTACCAGGTGAGGCGGGCCAGGGTCCGGCCACCCTGCATGGGGTTTTGGGGACGAGCAGGACCCAGGGTGGGTCCCCGTTCACCCACCTTTCTCCCCAGTTTGAGTACATGGCCCAGCATCTGGTCTTTGCCAACTGCATCCCCCTCATCCTGAAGTTCTTCAACCAGAACATCATGTCCTACATCACTGCCAAGAACAGGTAATGGAGGGGGCTGCCCACCCGCATCCCTGCTGGGTGTGAGGAGGGGGTCCCTGCTTGCTTTGCCCCTCCACAATCCCTCTCCGGCCATGGCTCTGGTGCAGACAGACCCGGGGAAGTGCCCACCGCAGCTGATCTCTGGTGGGTGGGAGGTGTGGGGCTGCATTGCCCCCAGGCCAGGTAGGATCTGGGGGAGCACCATGACACCCcctctccttcctgcagcaTTTCCGTCCTGGACTACCCATACTGCGTGGTGCACGAGCTGCCAGAGCTGACGGCGGAGAGCCTGGTAAGTTGTCCCCTTCTCTGTTGGGTGCTGGCGCCCTGGGGTGCTTCCCGGGGGGGATCATGGGTGTGGGGATGCAGCAGGGCTTCAGCacccagcccctggcaccctcgGCACTCCTGCGCTCGCAcgctggtgctgctggggttttgggggggtgcATGGGGCTGGCAGACGTCTCCTGCCTGcgtgctgtgctgtgcccctTTGGGCAAGGGTCCTTGGAGCAGAACAGCCTCTCCTCATCCCCGCTCCGATCTCTTGCCTGATCCTGGCCTCTGCGTTTCCCGCAGGAAGCCGGTGACAACAACCAGTTTTGCTGGAGGAATCTCTTCTCCTGCATAAACCTCCTGCGCATCCTGAACAAGCTGACCAAGTGGAAGCATTCCCGCACCATGGTGAGGGCTGGGGAACACGCTGGGGCTCAGCCCAGCTGGAGTGGGCTGTCGCAGGGCGCCTGGACTGGGTGAGGGGGCTGTGGATACCTTGGGGTGCCCTTTGTGCTGCACCCCAGGCCttgctggggagcaggaggcaaGGGAGAGtgggtggaaggggtgagggaGAGTACGCGCTGCAGAGAAGGGTTTGTGTgtgctggaggggagggggttGGCATGTGTGTGACGGCGGGTACCCACGTACCCATCCCAGCCATGTCACCCCTCTGTCCCCGGCTCCTGGGGGGGCTGTTTCCCGCAGATGCTGGTGGTGTTCAAGTCAGCACCCATCCTGAAGCGGGCGCTGAAGGTGAAGCAGGCCATGATGCAGCTCTACGTGCTGAAGCTGCTCAAGGTACAGACCAAGTACCTGGGCCGGCAGTGGAGGAAGAGCAACATGAAGACCATGTCAGCCATCTACCAGAAAGTGCGGCACCGTCTCAATGACGACTGGGCTTATGGCAACGGTACGTCCTTCACAGCGGCTGCAGAGCATCCCGTTACCCGCTGTCCTTCCTGCTCCGTGCAGCGATGTGTCTGTGCCCAGAGCTGTCACTTTCCTGCGTAGGGCTTGTGCAGCCCTCAGgtctggggtgcagggagggatTTGGGGTGGTGGCAttgcagggaagagggaaagggctGGCACTGGCTGGTGTTGAAGCTGTTGGTGGGTGCCTGCTCTGCACCCTGCCTGTTGCTTTTTGTAAGGTCCTGCAAAGACCTTTCTTGAGGGATTTGGGATGACTGAAGGAcccccagctcctctctgacACCCATATTCCCTCTGCCCAGACCTGGATGCCCGGCCCTGGGACTTCCAGGCAGAGGAGTGCGCCCTACGCGCCAGCATCGAGCGCTTCAACTCACGTCGCTACGACCGGGCGCACAGCAACCCCGATTTTCTGCCCGTGGACAACTGCCTGCAGAGCGTCCTGGGCCAGCGCGTGGACCTGCCCGAGGATTTCCAGGTCAACTACGACCTGTGGCTGGAGCGGGAGGTCTTCTCCCGACCCATCTCCTGGGAGGAACTGCTGCAGTGACGGACgacagggaggcaggagggggtGCTTTGGGG carries:
- the STRIP1 gene encoding striatin-interacting protein 1, with translation MEPGGGGGGVGGAGPLPGNNKARGGAAPPGKARDLGRPPRKDSEGYSESPDLEFEYADTDKWAAELSELYSYTEGPEFLLNRKCFEEDFRIHVRDKKWTELDKNQHRTHAMRLLDGLEVTAREKRLRVARAILYVAQGTFGECGSEAEVQAWMRYNIFLLLEVGTFNALVELLNMEIDNSAACSSAVRKPAISLADSTDLRVLLNIMYLIVETVRQEAEGDKPEWKSMRQTFRAELGAPLYNNEPFSVMLFGMVTKFCSGHAPHFPMKKVLLLLWKTVLCTLGGFEELQSMKAEKREILGLPPLPEDSIKVIRNMRAASPPASASDLIEQQQKRGRREHKALIKQDNLDAFNERDPYKADDSREEEEENDDDNSLEGETFPLERDEVMPPPTQHPPSDRITCPKGLPWAPKVREKDIEMFLESSRSKFIGYTLGSDTNTVVGLPRPIHESIRTLKLHKYTSIAEVQVHMEDEYLRSPLSGGEEEVEQVPAEILYQGLLPSLPQYMIALLKILLAAAPTSKAKTDSINILADVLPEEMPTTVLQSMKLGVDVNRHKEIIVKAISAVLLLLLKHFKLNHIYQFEYMAQHLVFANCIPLILKFFNQNIMSYITAKNSISVLDYPYCVVHELPELTAESLEAGDNNQFCWRNLFSCINLLRILNKLTKWKHSRTMMLVVFKSAPILKRALKVKQAMMQLYVLKLLKVQTKYLGRQWRKSNMKTMSAIYQKVRHRLNDDWAYGNDLDARPWDFQAEECALRASIERFNSRRYDRAHSNPDFLPVDNCLQSVLGQRVDLPEDFQVNYDLWLEREVFSRPISWEELLQ